One genomic segment of Candidatus Aminicenantes bacterium includes these proteins:
- a CDS encoding carboxypeptidase-like regulatory domain-containing protein: MRRFLVYSGLLACLFSFAVPLIAQAPARGNLVGSFFEKDGTTPVVGAVIKLRNISSGAVYEAPASDKSGFFRLDGLAKGIYNFGITTTAGDFNTNELVGIIENETTKISISLNIYEGEIRQAMQEIAREQSVKDNEARVGRVVQFIPGTKEAVVFVEKGALQVDDRIRVRGITTNFYQDVDALGLDGYKIKRALAGQSPFMKIIRDVQIGDAVYLCCKKGVPPFFLTPCGIATVVGGMAGLITVVDKKEVSPFKK, from the coding sequence ATGAGGCGGTTTCTAGTTTATAGCGGGTTGCTAGCCTGTCTTTTTTCGTTCGCGGTTCCCTTGATTGCTCAGGCTCCCGCCCGAGGCAATCTGGTCGGCAGCTTTTTCGAAAAGGACGGAACGACCCCGGTTGTCGGAGCCGTCATCAAGCTCCGCAACATCTCCAGCGGCGCCGTCTACGAAGCCCCGGCTTCGGATAAGTCCGGGTTTTTCCGCTTGGACGGGCTGGCCAAGGGCATCTACAATTTCGGCATCACCACCACGGCGGGGGACTTCAATACCAACGAATTGGTCGGCATCATCGAAAATGAAACGACCAAGATCTCCATCTCGCTCAATATCTACGAGGGCGAGATCCGCCAGGCCATGCAGGAGATCGCCCGCGAGCAAAGCGTCAAGGACAACGAAGCCCGGGTCGGCCGGGTCGTGCAGTTCATCCCCGGGACCAAGGAAGCGGTCGTCTTCGTCGAGAAGGGGGCCCTCCAGGTCGACGATCGGATTCGGGTCCGCGGCATCACGACGAACTTCTACCAGGACGTCGACGCGTTGGGCTTGGACGGCTACAAGATCAAGCGGGCCTTGGCGGGACAGAGCCCCTTCATGAAAATCATCCGGGACGTGCAGATCGGCGACGCGGTCTATTTGTGCTGTAAGAAAGGCGTTCCGCCGTTCTTCCTGACGCCCTGCGGCATCGCCACCGTGGTCGGAGGCATGGCCGGCCTCATCACCGTGGTCGACAAGAAGGAAGTCTCGCCGTTCAAGAAGTAA